Below is a genomic region from Dioscorea cayenensis subsp. rotundata cultivar TDr96_F1 chromosome 14, TDr96_F1_v2_PseudoChromosome.rev07_lg8_w22 25.fasta, whole genome shotgun sequence.
TGATCATGCCCAATATTGAAGACCATTCGGATCATAGTTTTGATCATCAGagttgatcatcatcatcatctcttgtGAGAAATCATCAAGGAAATTGCACTGCAACATGGAAAGATTGAGACAAGAAGTTGAATTAGCATTGCTACTATTCTCCTCTTGCATTAAATTATTAGTAATAACTTCGTCTCCTccattgttcttcttcctcttctgaAATACTCTACATAGCACCCAGTCCTCctacaacaaataaatgaaaaaaaaaacatgtgtatAGACACTTTAAAATTGTTCATatttacattaatataaaatatcatgtCATCATAAATGAACATTTCAGCATGTATTAATCACAGTAGTGGACAAAGACTAAAACGAACAAAAGCATTGGTAATTAACAATTATAAACTAATaaagtttttccttcattttcaaattcttgTATAACAATCAACGTCCGTTAACCATAtataacaaactaaaaaataaataattcccaATTAAataacttgtatatatatatatatacctttggAGGAGAATGAGGAGATTCAAGTCGGAATTCATGCATGACCCAAGAAGTTTTAATACCATTTGGAGCTCTTCCAAGGTAAAACACTAATGTCTTTCTCATCCCTATAACAACATGAGATGAAGCATCAAACACTGTTCTATCTTTTCCGGTAGCTTTCCAATATCCTGACTTTGTTGCTCGGTTACTCCTTGAACCGGTTGCATATTTTCGGTCTCTGAAGTTAAAAAAGTACCACTCGTCCTCACTCAACTTCGCCACATCTGAAATTCACAATTAATCAATTAGAGACTAGTACTGTATATATTCAAATCTAAACTTACCATATTAACTAgtgtaaatattaaaacaatcaattaattaatattcatgagataaaaaataataataaacaagtaaataaaagagttatatcaaattatttttcacttgtcaaaaattaaagattaatgATGAAATAATGGAAGATAGATAATGATATATTCCGCAATGAACTACAAgcagaagaaaaggaagaaaaggatATGAAGTACTTCTTATTTTACACTCAATTTTctaaaatgaataacaaaaatagGACTTTTAAACACAAACTAATCATATATTCAAGTCCAAACTTAATATATCAGATAAagtaaacaagtaaaaaaagagCAACCAAACAAAGttaatgatgaaatgaaagAGAAATAATGAATAATTCCACAAGGAGCAAGAAGATAATGTGTTCATGAAAGTATACAAGtaactaaataaacaaaagagtTAATCAATGAATAATGTTTCACTTGTTGAACGattaatgatgaaatgaaagagaaataaagaattGCTCCGCAGTGAACAAGGAAGATGAGATGTCCATGAAAGTAAGTTAACGAGTAAAGAAAAGAGTTcatcaaacaagaagaagaagaagaagaagagtttcATCAAAAtggaggaaaagaagaagaagttgatgatggtgatgaagaagatgatgttcaTGAAAGTAagcaaacaataaaagaaaagagttaATTACACAAGGAaaacgagaagaagaagaagaagaataatttcatcaaaaaagaggaaaagaagaagaagaagttgatgatggtgatgaagaaGATATTGATATTCATGAAAGTAAgtaaacaattaaagaaaagagTCAATTACACAaggagaagaataagaagaagaagaagaagaagaagaagataaggcAAGATAAGATAAGATAAGAGTTAGTACCAGGAAGTTCCCAAGGTTCTTGAGAGTGTAAGTCTACATCGACCATTGTTGGACCGTCAGAGAGCTTCTGATTGGCCACTTTGTTGCAGAGGTAATGGCTAACAAGCTCTTCATCACTTGGATAGAATCTAAACCCGGGTGGCAGAGTGGATTCTATGTCCTTCAACcccattaattatattttacaaatattatacAACTATATTAATCTCAATGTTAAAGATGATCTGAGTTTTATCATCATATAtggctttatatatatacatatattataaagaaTGAAGGAGATGATAACATGTGAACGACTTGGAGACGTGTACAAGATTGCCCTTGTTAATAAGAAATGCtctcttatatttattatttattcatttctattcattttcaaaatagttaaaccgagtatattatttttctctgtatttttttttttagataaaatttttCTCTGTATTCGATAAAGTACTTCGCATCATTAATTAGCAACAAAAATTCactttctcttatttatttattttatgataacaATGGTTATTTCACtcataaaaaaacttacaataatatgataaatatggttgaaagaaagaaaacataaatcaacTAAATTATTATTCCCAAATGTGCTATTaaattaaaccattttttatgatcatattaatgatttttctaCCCATGCAAATTAATCTAATCAAAgattcatttttcttctcatgTGCTCAtacttttatttaatgtttttctctGTTATTTTGCTTAACTAATTAAAGTTGTCTATAAACTTATTTCATTAGAACAAATGAAAGTGgaaaataaactaaatcatcatatttttttttgggtgtatATTAGTTATGAAATTAATCAAttctttataaatataaaacaaaataatgaaatgatGATGCATGTATGTCCATGAGAAGAACACGCTTGCAAGATGCCATTCTTAGCGTGTCATGTTGGAACCAATTAAGTTTAGCCACAAGCCCCACCATGAATCATTACATGCATCCTTTTGTTGTCCAAGTGTATGGAATGTTAGTTTCACCTCCATTACAGCTTAATATGTTTATTTCTGTTAGGTAATAAGGATTATATCTTTGACTCTTGAGTTTAATAAGATCAGTTTTTATATGGATATTAATTCTATTAATGTTGTCCTTCTTTACTTGTATGCTAAGTTAGACACACACTAAATTACTTCTTAGCTTTCATTTCTCTGTCatcatatgtatatgtatgaaTGGACGAGTGAATGATAATGACCTTGAATGACAACACACTAAATTACTTGAAACATAGTAACACTTGAATTCACATTAATTTAGAACGTCTCAGTGTAATTTGTGTGCCTTTATAAAATATAACCTAAATATAATGATCCGGCCAGTCAAACCAAGAACGGGATAAATCAGCTTGGTCTAAAAGATCAAAATTAATTCTTagtttgtttaataaaaaaattacaattttaaaacaaaaccgacatcatttattaaatatcaaatttaactaattgtgtgtttttatattattgtaattatattttatttcatattttgtcattgttaattgttataagatatatttttatattttattattgatccaATTATGTCCTAAGTTAACTATGATTAAAACCCTTAACTCTTGATCCCAGTGTTTCACAAAGTTAATACTCATACCATGTCTAACAATACCGGTGTTTAAATTAAgtataaaaacaagaagatatttATTTGAACAATTAATATACAAGAAGGTTGATCATAAGGATTATATCAATACAAACAACTATTAagcaattaatattattactgtttacatatttaataaatattgataacaACTAAAAAGAGGAAGTGGGGATTGAAGAAATTAAATGCATGTAGGACATGAACCAATATGGGTCATCCAAGTTGTGAAGAGAAGGAAACAAGTTCAATTATTGAATTCCATCTTGAAAAAACTTTTAAGGTTTGGAAACCTTGTGGAAAGAGTGACGtctcttttctttgctttcttCCACCTTTAAACCTTAGCTTTATCCAATCCCCTTTCTTTTgtcttataaaataaatagtttcggtgttttttttttaaaataaaaattcaaaaatttaactaTCATAATAGAAATGtttctaaataatataaattacgTTCTTGTTTTCATAGGTACATCCATATGATTCATTcgattaaagaaaaattaccgAAAAGTTACCAAAATTCTCTTGTAAGACAAGACATTCGTtcatgtttattattaaaattcaagtttaaatgtatatatatatatatatatatatattaggggaAGTAGTGGATAAAggataatttggatttttttttctttagaaagCACATGACTCCTAATATGAGGAATATACAAGAAAATATGCATTATATAGGGGTATAgtagtaattatatatatgaaagaaaaaaaaaaacttagaatttAATATAGAATCCGATGCTTAGAAAGTCCATGGGCCATTGAGTTTTTGGTTGGTAATGGATTATGATTGGACTACTTATTCATTACAATAAGATGCCATAATCATCATTGATGTTGTTACATAGTAATcataaaaagcaaacaaaaaaagcacAATAATATCTCTGTATAAATGTGTGTATATCTTTTTGTTNNNNNNNNNNNNNNNNNNNNNNNNNNNNNNNNNNNNNNNNNNNNNNNNNNNNNNNNNNNNNNNNNNNNNNNNNNNNNNNNNNNNNNNNNNNNNNNNNNNNNNNNNNNNNNNNNNNNNNNNNNNNNNNNNNNNNNNNNNNNNNNNNNNNNNNNNNNNNNNNNNNNNNNNNNNNNNNNNNNNNNNNNNNNNNNNNNNNNNNNNNNNNNNNNNNNNNNNNNNNNNNNNNNNNNNNNNNNNNNNNNNNNNNNNNNNNNNNNNNNNNNNNNNNNNNNNNNNNNNNNNNNNNNNNNNNNNNNNNNNNNNNNNNNNNNNNNNNNNNNNNNNNNNNNNNNNNNNNNNNNNNNNNNNNNNNNNNNNNNNNNNNNNNNNNNNNNNNNNNNNNNNNNNNNNNNNNNNNNNNNNNNNNNNNNNNNNNNNNNNNNNNNNNNNNNNNNNNNNNNNNNNNNNNNNNNNNNNNNNNNNNNNNNNNNNNNNNNNNNNNNNNNNNNNNNNNNNNNNNNNNNNNNNNNNNNNNNNNNNNNNNNNNNNNNNNNNNNNNNNNNNNNNNNNNNNNNNNNNNNNNNNNNNNNNNNNNNNNNNNNNNNNNNNNNNNNNNNNNNNNNNNNNNNNNNNNNNNNNNNNNNNNNNNNNNNNNNNNNNNNNNNNNNNNNNNNNNNNNNNNNNNNNNNNNNNNNNNNNNNNNNNNNNNNNNNNNNNNNNNNNNNNNNNNNNNNNNNNNNNNNNNNNNNNNNNNNNNNNNNNNNNNNNNNNNNNNNNNNNNNNNNNNNNNNNNNNNNNNNNNNNNNNNNNNNNNNNNNNNNNNNNNNNNNNNNNNNNNNNNNNNNNNNNNNNNNNNNNNNNNNNNNNNNNNNNNNNNNNNNNNNNNNNNNNNNNNNNNNNNNNNNNNNNNNNNNNNNNNNNNNNNNNNNNNNNNNNNNNNNNNNNNNNNNNNNNNNNNNNNNNNNNNNNNNNNNNNNNNNNNNNNNNNNNNNNNNNNNNNNNNNNNNNNNNNNNNNNNNNNCACAAGAAAGTAGACTCAATATGGAAAAGAGGACTGAGCAATATAAGAAATAGGCCAACAATGGGAGGCATAAGATAATTTTTGAATCCGGAGATTGGGTATAGGCTGTATTTGAGGAAGGAATGATTCCCAATGCAAAGGTGCTCCAAGCTGCTTCCAAGAGGAGATGGTCCTTTTTCAAGTTCTTGAACGGATTAAAGACAACGCATAATGACTAGACCTACCACTTGAGTATAATGTTAGTGCTaactttaatgttttttatttaattccttTTGATGTAGGTACAATTTGAGGGCAAATCCTTCTCAAGAGGAGGGGAATGATGAGAACATGACAAGAAAAACTATTTTTCAAGTTCCAATAAGTCCAATCACTCGCTCGTGAAGCAAACAATACAAAGAGGCTTTAAATGGACTGATTAGAAAAGTTATGGCCCAAGCTAATCTATGGAGGCCGATTGAAGGTGATGAAGGTGTGTTACATGGCGGGAAATTTATCATTCAAATTTGACTTTATGAAGGAAATCTTCAAGGATACAACATAAAAggcaaaaatcaaaattaagttTTACTTACTATTCTAGCTTTACTAGAGAATCAACTTTAGCAAAATAATTATTACTTAATCCTTATTTAGTTTGGCTTAATTTGGGGATTGTATGGCTTGCATGCCAAGAAATCAGTATTTTTCCTATTTAGTTTGAATAATTTAGgaattttggcattaatttagatattttgtTAGTAGCCCATGACATCTCTATTTAAAACCCCTTTTTTAGCTGAAATAATCAAATAACCTTTTACCAAAAAATTGTGAGATCCTTGAATTCTCCTTTTGTTCTTTGAAAACTATTCGAGCTTATCGGAGTTTCTGTGGCGCTCAACCATCGACTTATCGAACAACCTTCCATAACTAATATTGGCGTCTTCACATACCGAGGTTCTTGTATGACATAAGCAACGGGTCTAGGTTACTTTCCAAGCTAGTATTAGCAAACAATTCGGGCCAATTTTGTTATGGGTTTGGTCACGTAATGGCGGGGTTCATATCATGTTGTGTCCTAAACAACTGTGATTTTGAGCCGAGTTTTTCCCCCTATTTTGTGCTTCTAGAGAGTTCATTCTAGCAACATGACTGATAAACATCCCTATGTTTAGGTTTCAAGAGGGATTTATTGGACTTTTTAagacttttataattttttggcaGGTATTTCTGATAGAATGGAAGAGGAGTCTAGAGCTTTCAAGGAATTCAACACCAATCCTAGAAAGAGGTTTATGGGTTGATCTTGATCGTTGGAGAGATAGATCAAGAAGAATCAAGCAAAATTTAAAGAGGAAGCCATCTTCTCATACCAATTATCAAGATTGGAGGGaattttcaatgttttctttaatttttcattgtttaatcgGATCTTGTAGGCATTTTATAATCATGAGTGGCTAAACATCCTTTGGTGCTTGGATTTGATGAACTTTGGTTGTAATTTGATTTCTTAACTTCATTTTCATAGATCTAATTTTATCTGTTTTGGTATTGAGATTCAATTGTAGCAATgctaattttatgaatttagtTAGCAAGAGTCAAAATTCGTGTAAATAGATTTAGTTACAGAGAGACAAAGTCTATGATTGATCATGTATTTAGTTAGCTAGAGGTCGAATAAATATGAAATCtactataattgaaaaatatcaaactCATTCCCAAGAGTTAGGGTTTAGCAAGAGTCCACATTGAACTtgtaaaattcaaattcattaaAAGTAGATTtctgaaaaattatattattttgggattttttcCTAGTATATTcttgtaaaaataagtaattgcTATGTAGCATTACAAAAttgaatttgtttatatacATTTGCAAATTcttcttatttaaaattaataatgtattaacaactaattttaaatatagagataaggataaaataattttcctaatcaaccatttaatttatgattaagcTTGATAACTTATTCTCATTTTAGAAGCAATACttattttttacctttttattcaatatttatagCTATATCTCATGCCAATGCTTTAgctaactaaaaaaaatatatatgcattcTACAAATTAAAGTTAGCCGCAAATTTAAAGAATTGAAACTACAAGTCTTTATTGCCACAACCTCTCTCACAATAGTGGTAAAATACGCCACTCAGGTCCATCTTTCCACAAAGAAATCCTCTCACCTATAGGCCAGCTTTAAAATTCCTAGTGGCTTAGCTGCTATttcagtttatttattttgttattcatAAGCgtgaaaaaaatttgttattataaataattttttttagtgccTAAGCAAAAGCTTGGATAAATTCTTCATAGTCCCACCAAAATTATCTAAAAGAATTTTGTCAttacatgagtttatatatatatatatatatatatatatatatatatatatatatatatatttaaaacatattcatttttcaataaaatattttcataaaagcctttattaaaaaaaagtttatatatatatatatatattaactcaaTTACAATTACTTGAGCATTTTTTAAAGAGATTGGGTTATGTTTGGGATTGGCTTATTCACTTGTTGGCACAagcttaacttttttttaaaaaatatggataaaccacttcaattaaactTGGAAGAGAAACACGGAACagtacaacaacaaaacatagaaCATAACACGAAACCACTTGCACCACAAGAAGTGATATGAGCCAGACAAAACAAACCACAGGAGGATAACCAGATTATCCTCCAAACCCCACCACAATACAACAGACTACCCCGTGGTAGTTTCAGGTGCCTTCTCGGCGATAGAGTGACCCCTGGCCAGCTAACTCCTTGAACCCATGAACTCAAGGCTGCGTCGAACAATTGCAATGGTATTTTCGAGCTTCACCTTGGAAGTATCTGCAAGTGCATCGAACCACAAGAGAAGCAAGCGATTAATACTCAAGACAATGCAGTGTGCAGGCAGaattttagcattaaaaattctatcatttcgcgcaagccaaatattccaaactaACTCCTTGATCACTAAATCCACCCACGACCTATCAGCTGGCCTCACAGAGTTTCTCCAAGAAAGCCATAGGTTGCACACCAAGCTCGGAGTCTCAGGAAAAGACAGTAATTTACTAAAGAATCCCCACACCTCCCGAGTAACCGGACAATGAAGAAATAAATGATCAACTGACTCAATATTTGCATGACACATCACGCAAGTTGCAGTAGGGAGAGAGTTGCAACGCCTTATCTCTAGATTTTCTAGCGACAAGATCTTGTTCTTCCAAACCAAGCAGTTAAAAATGTTGACCTTCTTGGGAC
It encodes:
- the LOC120275947 gene encoding protein CUP-SHAPED COTYLEDON 3-like, whose product is MGLKDIESTLPPGFRFYPSDEELVSHYLCNKVANQKLSDGPTMVDVDLHSQEPWELPDVAKLSEDEWYFFNFRDRKYATGSRSNRATKSGYWKATGKDRTVFDASSHVVIGMRKTLVFYLGRAPNGIKTSWVMHEFRLESPHSPPKEDWVLCRVFQKRKKNNGGDEVITNNLMQEENSSNANSTSCLNLSMLQCNFLDDFSQEMMMMINSDDQNYDPNGLQYWA